The following proteins come from a genomic window of Athalia rosae chromosome 1, iyAthRosa1.1, whole genome shotgun sequence:
- the LOC105685153 gene encoding tubulin glycylase 3A-like isoform X1 yields the protein MIANNEQSAKIDPHDNAGRAEKTNEDCKEKEKDENSNNHGDIEVAVSNDENSTDKSISENVTSGDSQLTSTLPPTLQERFLRIKQMVKDAIAAHHTFMIYGRSRVVRECMLRRGWCEKYYRKSVNADQHLNVESNPVALLAGIGDLKDQQSERLLISKMLGSHVVDFLWNTGSEWPGWPAQDNKTTVFNRFCRAGFTSKIGLCSNVRQMHWYYEAGVANTLFPRCYNICQGDQMHAFVEDFRFTACLGLLKWLVDKMSTEGENATRSSSGTIPLKALDFAIRRCSDYIGAQSHDDIDQEVERVWSHQWDQFICWYYKIILGQALFVLNNVPFHKYFLAAKHILKRIRKYWPQLDMDGIMNVWILKPGNKSRGRGITLMNKLEDVVAKINPANKSDTRYVVQKYIERPLLVYSTKFDIRQWFIVTCAQPLTLWMYRESYLRFCSQTFRLTDFHESIHLCNHAIQCKYKNSDDRDPALPADNMWDATTFKQFLKAQGHNDVWDELIYPGMKQSLVGSLLASQEAMDRRKNSFELYGADFMVMEDFSVWLIEINSHPDMSYTTSVTSRLCRQVMEDTIKVVVDSREDKNADTGKFELAYRQRMPSCQPYLGAALSLQGTRIVTTEKKPNTTGHDSKLSLVSKSPATCLNHSKSAVHTYIGPVIVDLIEELEIQLDQEFYAYYKLDSPRLRHALTAPEFSMSSKTSIGSSQKIELGTTTSTETPPSSNKIKSPNQNKAESAVKSIAQKPATGKQRMTQPLPKVEVTARQTLISKTMEVKQPQTAPVTAIAPRMEKLPLKKHNEEKVISAAMQNAINKYKRKGVIPPEASSLSTLVGPNQPGKLSQAPSARNRHKSSQRKQGHSKKTKVLSDITDMYAVGLGLTK from the exons ATGATCGCTAACAATGAACAGTCCGCCAAAATTGATCCGCATGATAATGCGGGAAGAGCGGAAAAAACTAACGAAGACtgcaaagagaaagaaaaggatgaaaattcgaataatcacGGCGACATCGAAGTCGCAGTatcaaacgatgaaaattccacTGACAAATCAATTTCCG AAAACGTAACATCGGGAGACTCTCAATTAACGAGCACCCTTCCGCCAACCTTACAAGAACGATTCCTCCGCATCAAACAAATGGTGAAAGACGCTATAGCTGCGCATCACACTTTTATGATTTATGGAAGATCGAGGGTCGTACGCGAGTGCATGTTAAGGAGGGGTTGGTGTGAAAAATACTACCGAAAGTCTGTCAACG cggATCAGCACCTGAACGTAGAGTCAAATCCGGTTGCGCTTCTGGCAGGAATCGGCGATCTGAAGGATCAGCAAAGCGAGCGTCTTCTGATTTCGAAAATGCTCGGCAGTCATGTCGTTGACTTTCTGTGGAACACGGGTTCAGAATGGCCGGGATGGCCGGCTCAAGACAACAAGACCACCGTTTTCAACAGATTTTGTCGCGCCGGATTCACATCCAAG ATTGGCCTTTGCTCGAACGTCAGACAGATGCACTGGTACTACGAAGCAGGGGTGGCTAATACCCTTTTCCCACGATGCTACAACATTTGCCAGGGCGATCAAATGCACGCCTTTGTCGAGGACTTCag GTTCACCGCTTGTCTCGGACTCCTCAAGTGGTTAGTGGACAAAATGAGTACGGAGGGAGAAAACGCAACGAGGTCATCGAGCGGGACTATTCCTCTGAAAGCTCTGGATTTCGCTATCCGAAGATGTAGCGACTACATAGGAGCTCAATCGCACGACGACATCGACCAGGAGGTGGAGCGTGTTTGGTCGCATCAGTGGGACCAATTCATCTGCTGGTACTACAAAATCATTCTCGGTCAAGCACTCTTTGTCCTCAACAACGTACCCTTCCAC AAATACTTCCTCGCCGCGAAACACATACTGAAACGAATCAGAAAATACTGGCCACAATTGGACATGGACGGGATCATGAACGTGTGGATTTTGAAGCCAGGAAACAAGAGTCGAGGGCGGGGCATAACGCTGATGAATAAACTCGAAGACGTGGTGGCGAAAATTAACCCGGCCAATAAATCCGACACTCGCTACGTCGTTCAAAAGTATATAG aacgCCCGCTTCTCGTTTACAGCACGAAATTTGACATCAGACAATGGTTTATCGTCACATGTGCTCAACCCCTCACTTTATGGATGTACAG GGAAAGCTACCTGCGATTTTGTTCGCAAACGTTTCGCCTGACCGACTTCCAcgaatcgatccatctctgcaATCATGCCATTCAGTGCAAATACAAAAACAGCGACGACCGCGATCCTGCCTTGCCCGCGGACAATATGTGGGATGCTACGACCTTCAAACAATTCCTCAA AGCTCAAGGGCACAACGATGTCTGGGATGAGCTGATCTATCCGGGGATGAAGCAAAGTCTCGTTGGATCTCTACTCGCTAGTCAGGAGGCTATGGATCGCCGAAAAAATAGCTTCGAACTTTACGGCGCCGATTTTATGGTGATGGAAGATTTTTCCGTTTGgttaatagaaataaatagcCATCCAGACATGAGCTATACGACGAGTGTTACTTCCAGACTCTGTCGACAAGTCATGGAAGACACCATAAAGG TTGTAGTGGATTCTCGGGAGGACAAGAACGCGGACACTGGTAAATTTGAACTGGCTTATCGTCAACGAATGCCCAGTTGTCAGCCGTACCTTGGCGCAGCCCTTTCGCTCCAAGGAACACGGATAGTTACCACCGAGAAGAAACCAAACACTACGGGACACGACTCCAAGCTCAGTCTCGTCTCAAAGTCACCCGCG ACATGTCTGAACCACTCGAAGTCAGCGGTGCACACCTACATCGGGCCGGTGATCGTGGACTTGATTGAAGAGCTGGAAATCCAACTGGATCAGGAATTTTATGCCTATTATAAACTTGATTCGCCAAGATTGCGACACGCGTTAACAGCACCTGAATTTTCTATGTCCTCTAAAACATCGATCGGCTCATCGCAGAAGATCGAATTAGGAACTACAACCTCGACGGAAACGCCACCGTCTTCCAATAAGATCAAAAGCCCGAATCAG AATAAAGCGGAATCCGCGGTTAAGAGCATCGCGCAAAAGCCTGCAACCGGAAAACAAAGGATGACACAGCCGCTTCCGAAAGTTGAAGTCACCGCACGGCAGACTCTAATATCGAAAACAATGGAAGTTAAACAACCGCAGACCGCACCGGTTACGGCGATCGCTCCCCGGATGGAAAAACTTCCGCTGAAAAAGCACAACGAAGAAAAG gTAATAAGCGCGGCCATGCAGAATGCGATCAACAAGTATAAGAGGAAGGGTGTGATCCCTCCGGAGGCTTCTTCTCTCTCGACTCTTGTCGGACCAAATCAGCCCGGTAAATTGAGCCAAGCACCATCTGCGAGAAATCGCCATAAAAGCAGTCAAAGAAAACAAGGCCAttcgaaaaagaccaaagttCTGTCGGACATTACGGATATGTACGCCGTTGGACTCGGACTGACCAAATAG
- the LOC105685153 gene encoding tubulin glycylase 3A-like isoform X2, which translates to MIANNEQSAKIDPHDNAGRAEKTNEDCKEKEKDENSNNHGDIEVAVSNDENSTDKSISENVTSGDSQLTSTLPPTLQERFLRIKQMVKDAIAAHHTFMIYGRSRVVRECMLRRGWCEKYYRKSVNGIGDLKDQQSERLLISKMLGSHVVDFLWNTGSEWPGWPAQDNKTTVFNRFCRAGFTSKIGLCSNVRQMHWYYEAGVANTLFPRCYNICQGDQMHAFVEDFRFTACLGLLKWLVDKMSTEGENATRSSSGTIPLKALDFAIRRCSDYIGAQSHDDIDQEVERVWSHQWDQFICWYYKIILGQALFVLNNVPFHKYFLAAKHILKRIRKYWPQLDMDGIMNVWILKPGNKSRGRGITLMNKLEDVVAKINPANKSDTRYVVQKYIERPLLVYSTKFDIRQWFIVTCAQPLTLWMYRESYLRFCSQTFRLTDFHESIHLCNHAIQCKYKNSDDRDPALPADNMWDATTFKQFLKAQGHNDVWDELIYPGMKQSLVGSLLASQEAMDRRKNSFELYGADFMVMEDFSVWLIEINSHPDMSYTTSVTSRLCRQVMEDTIKVVVDSREDKNADTGKFELAYRQRMPSCQPYLGAALSLQGTRIVTTEKKPNTTGHDSKLSLVSKSPATCLNHSKSAVHTYIGPVIVDLIEELEIQLDQEFYAYYKLDSPRLRHALTAPEFSMSSKTSIGSSQKIELGTTTSTETPPSSNKIKSPNQNKAESAVKSIAQKPATGKQRMTQPLPKVEVTARQTLISKTMEVKQPQTAPVTAIAPRMEKLPLKKHNEEKVISAAMQNAINKYKRKGVIPPEASSLSTLVGPNQPGKLSQAPSARNRHKSSQRKQGHSKKTKVLSDITDMYAVGLGLTK; encoded by the exons ATGATCGCTAACAATGAACAGTCCGCCAAAATTGATCCGCATGATAATGCGGGAAGAGCGGAAAAAACTAACGAAGACtgcaaagagaaagaaaaggatgaaaattcgaataatcacGGCGACATCGAAGTCGCAGTatcaaacgatgaaaattccacTGACAAATCAATTTCCG AAAACGTAACATCGGGAGACTCTCAATTAACGAGCACCCTTCCGCCAACCTTACAAGAACGATTCCTCCGCATCAAACAAATGGTGAAAGACGCTATAGCTGCGCATCACACTTTTATGATTTATGGAAGATCGAGGGTCGTACGCGAGTGCATGTTAAGGAGGGGTTGGTGTGAAAAATACTACCGAAAGTCTGTCAACG GAATCGGCGATCTGAAGGATCAGCAAAGCGAGCGTCTTCTGATTTCGAAAATGCTCGGCAGTCATGTCGTTGACTTTCTGTGGAACACGGGTTCAGAATGGCCGGGATGGCCGGCTCAAGACAACAAGACCACCGTTTTCAACAGATTTTGTCGCGCCGGATTCACATCCAAG ATTGGCCTTTGCTCGAACGTCAGACAGATGCACTGGTACTACGAAGCAGGGGTGGCTAATACCCTTTTCCCACGATGCTACAACATTTGCCAGGGCGATCAAATGCACGCCTTTGTCGAGGACTTCag GTTCACCGCTTGTCTCGGACTCCTCAAGTGGTTAGTGGACAAAATGAGTACGGAGGGAGAAAACGCAACGAGGTCATCGAGCGGGACTATTCCTCTGAAAGCTCTGGATTTCGCTATCCGAAGATGTAGCGACTACATAGGAGCTCAATCGCACGACGACATCGACCAGGAGGTGGAGCGTGTTTGGTCGCATCAGTGGGACCAATTCATCTGCTGGTACTACAAAATCATTCTCGGTCAAGCACTCTTTGTCCTCAACAACGTACCCTTCCAC AAATACTTCCTCGCCGCGAAACACATACTGAAACGAATCAGAAAATACTGGCCACAATTGGACATGGACGGGATCATGAACGTGTGGATTTTGAAGCCAGGAAACAAGAGTCGAGGGCGGGGCATAACGCTGATGAATAAACTCGAAGACGTGGTGGCGAAAATTAACCCGGCCAATAAATCCGACACTCGCTACGTCGTTCAAAAGTATATAG aacgCCCGCTTCTCGTTTACAGCACGAAATTTGACATCAGACAATGGTTTATCGTCACATGTGCTCAACCCCTCACTTTATGGATGTACAG GGAAAGCTACCTGCGATTTTGTTCGCAAACGTTTCGCCTGACCGACTTCCAcgaatcgatccatctctgcaATCATGCCATTCAGTGCAAATACAAAAACAGCGACGACCGCGATCCTGCCTTGCCCGCGGACAATATGTGGGATGCTACGACCTTCAAACAATTCCTCAA AGCTCAAGGGCACAACGATGTCTGGGATGAGCTGATCTATCCGGGGATGAAGCAAAGTCTCGTTGGATCTCTACTCGCTAGTCAGGAGGCTATGGATCGCCGAAAAAATAGCTTCGAACTTTACGGCGCCGATTTTATGGTGATGGAAGATTTTTCCGTTTGgttaatagaaataaatagcCATCCAGACATGAGCTATACGACGAGTGTTACTTCCAGACTCTGTCGACAAGTCATGGAAGACACCATAAAGG TTGTAGTGGATTCTCGGGAGGACAAGAACGCGGACACTGGTAAATTTGAACTGGCTTATCGTCAACGAATGCCCAGTTGTCAGCCGTACCTTGGCGCAGCCCTTTCGCTCCAAGGAACACGGATAGTTACCACCGAGAAGAAACCAAACACTACGGGACACGACTCCAAGCTCAGTCTCGTCTCAAAGTCACCCGCG ACATGTCTGAACCACTCGAAGTCAGCGGTGCACACCTACATCGGGCCGGTGATCGTGGACTTGATTGAAGAGCTGGAAATCCAACTGGATCAGGAATTTTATGCCTATTATAAACTTGATTCGCCAAGATTGCGACACGCGTTAACAGCACCTGAATTTTCTATGTCCTCTAAAACATCGATCGGCTCATCGCAGAAGATCGAATTAGGAACTACAACCTCGACGGAAACGCCACCGTCTTCCAATAAGATCAAAAGCCCGAATCAG AATAAAGCGGAATCCGCGGTTAAGAGCATCGCGCAAAAGCCTGCAACCGGAAAACAAAGGATGACACAGCCGCTTCCGAAAGTTGAAGTCACCGCACGGCAGACTCTAATATCGAAAACAATGGAAGTTAAACAACCGCAGACCGCACCGGTTACGGCGATCGCTCCCCGGATGGAAAAACTTCCGCTGAAAAAGCACAACGAAGAAAAG gTAATAAGCGCGGCCATGCAGAATGCGATCAACAAGTATAAGAGGAAGGGTGTGATCCCTCCGGAGGCTTCTTCTCTCTCGACTCTTGTCGGACCAAATCAGCCCGGTAAATTGAGCCAAGCACCATCTGCGAGAAATCGCCATAAAAGCAGTCAAAGAAAACAAGGCCAttcgaaaaagaccaaagttCTGTCGGACATTACGGATATGTACGCCGTTGGACTCGGACTGACCAAATAG
- the LOC105685182 gene encoding uncharacterized protein LOC105685182 has product MEPYWTHANSGKHGAAGEGFSIGNSRNVLQNTPGNDFQCTYFRQRINRSPTTAKKGGNLFPVKSHYTSPSDVSDGYTDSDSESESTSNVERWLESLPANNAWSSAPNYSALDGSGGLEGVDEIQEDAKKNEESDITACSDNAGNTVKTSTAKSRDSKIEKNSDDLGKRVFARRDQVSIIPDLRDQELPLEQMQVTVKIRQKIPVWTKLRRGAGNLLMNKKLLEKKIDDKADASTPFGSTAGSEGILDISIDKQSNTPWSSNDPLKATEERTEIEQKIPEKGGCENLMQEMINRLLTVSTSPGEKESMVEQKLARTELRSFSRIFEDSEDLRENFEDGISQEGAKSVRSSATFTNLSPKVAKTKISDNEQVWQKRTAVQKTTKRKAKAQRKNLKRTKGIAQTKQADITLCRIKPTRKSVVENLHEAREIRPPKAPRLSRTVRFQDEVTAYSSGEFRGKSGTAKAARNKRILQKIKQIVKNIESEGLILGEKGAMRELDDNRKATQISISETEPEDASESKRSGSRVKSAFEGPMPAIEKRKIETKKPIFSNPFIEECLDRAMEVALNKYKRPANTWENFTKQKKRGSISSFTYEPPAKKQKPKSFNPSIENISREDFSKLNSWQSVHKYLLLHSSCK; this is encoded by the exons ATGGAGCCTTACTGGACGCACGCGAATTCTGGAAAACATGGAGCCGCGGGCGAAGGGTTTTCCATTGGGAATTCCAGGAACGTCCTGCAGAACACCCCCGGGAATGACTTTCAATGCACTTACTTCCGGCAGCGGATTAACCGAAGTCCGACCACT GCAAAAAAGGGTGGCAATCTTTTTCCCGTGAAAAGCCATTACACGTCACCGTCCGACGTTTCGGATGGATATACAGACTCGGACAGCGAGTCCGAGAGCACTTCGAACGTTGAGCGATGGTTGGAGTCTTTGCCCGCCAACAACGCCTGGTCCAGTGCTCCAAATTACTCGGCACTCGATGGGTCGGGAGGCCTGGAAGGCGTCGACGAGATTCAGGAAGACgcgaaaaagaacgaagagagCGACATTACAGCTTGCTCCGATAACGCTGGGAATACCGTGAAAACGTCAACTGCTAAGAGTAgagattcaaaaattgaaaagaattcaGATGATCTTGGAAAACGCGTGTTCGCCAGACGGGACCAGGTCTCCATAATCCCGGATCTACGCGATCAGGAGCTACCGCTGGAACAGATGCAGGTTACCGTCAAAATTCGTCAGAAAATTCCAGTATGGACCAAACTTCGTCGAGGGGCTGGGAACTTACTCATGAATAAGAAActgctggagaaaaaaatcgacgacaaGGCCGACGCATCAACCCCGTTCGGAAGTACTGCTGGGTCCGAGGGGATTTTAGATATTTCCATCGACAAACAATCGAACACGCCCTGGAGCAGCAACGACCCTTTAAAAGCCACGGAAGAACGAACTGAgatagaacaaaaaattcctgAGAAGGGTGGCTGTGAAAACTTGATGCAAGAAATGATCAATCGACTGCTGACCGTATCGACGTCCCCTGGCGAAAAAGAGTCGATGGTCGAACAAAAACTGGCTAGGACGGAGTTGCGATCCTTTTCGAGGATTTTTGAGGATTCAGAAGATTTGCGTGAGAATTTCGAAGACGGTATATCGCAAGAGGGTGCAAAAAGCGTTAGATCGAGTGCCACGTTTACAAACTTATCCCCAAAAGttgcgaaaacaaaaatcagcGATAATGAACAAGTGTGGCAAAAACGAACTGCAGTgcaaaaaacgacgaagaggAAAGCAAAAGCTCAGAGGAAGAACTTGAAACGTACGAAAGGGATCGCGCAAACAAAGCAAGCCGACATCACATTGTGTAGAATAAAACCGACGCGAAAATcagtcgttgaaaatttgcacGAGGCAAGAGAAATCAGACCCCCGAAAGCTCCACGCTTATCACGAACCGTCAGATTTCAGGACGAAGTTACGGCGTACTCGTCGGGTGAATTTCGGGGGAAATCGGGAACCGCTAAGGCTGCCAGAAACAAACGTATACTTCAGAAAATTAAGCAGATAGTTAAAAATATCGAGAGCGAGGGTCTTATACTGGGTGAAAAAGGTGCGATGAGAGAACTTGACGATAATCGGAAAGCAACacaaatttcgatttctgaAACGGAACCTGAGGATGCCTCTGAATCGAAGCGCTCTGGGTCCCGAGTCAAGAGCGCTTTCGAAGGACCGATGCCTGCGattgaaaaacggaaaatcgaGACCAAAAAgccgattttttcgaacccCTTCATCGAGGAATGTTTGGACAGAGCAATGGAAGTAgcgttgaataaatataaacgtCCTGCAAACACCTGGGAGAACTTTACAAAGCAAAAGAAGCGCGGGAGCATTTCGTCGTTCACGTACGAGCCGCCAGCCAAGAAGCAAAAACCGAAGTCATTCAATCCCAGCATCGAGAATATTTCAcgtgaagatttttcaaagctaAATTCATGGCAGTCCGTTCACAAATACTTACTTTTACATTCGTCATGTAAATGA
- the LOC105685180 gene encoding tubulin glycylase 3A-like codes for MQCNATETPEHSQVQNLILRTEKNEIEPSMEIANTSLRGYITDPGVVENVAGPKKARWQVTVTSDDCALKKHFQGWQVCTKVQADDYHNDDQTSKETESSEESATTPFIAKLHAATSYDCQDSKNIEEDEEPGHGSILLKEYLKLLTNGDARINFIIGVLSQAIHKRKTFVICGSFPVLRKPLVKRGWLEKRTIRKMMSMAPQSNVGGLEHIERLLRHNVADFVWYTTKHSPAIRLENRTLINKFSGCYFTSKVDMCNNLENVYWFYESGISNIQFPRCYNIYQPSQVSDFKADYRITACLGMLKWFLSFAKTAGPEATWSENGNIPINAILFALERCTEFISVYAHEDIDREDYQEVSMVVWDEFLEWYYSIMQGDGVLRRNSKVKINELAVFAENILIAASKYRYLQGDLDGMRDVWILKPGDKSLGRGIVLMDRLPDILNKITQTAKEGMQYVVQKYIESPLLVYNKKIDIRQWFLITSTHPLVVWMYSDILIRFASRDFTLNDFHESIHLCNTMVQIKYRKKRQKDSKVPEELHWNLQDFKDYLKGLNQESAWDKIIRPGIRQNLIGALLASQNNMVNRKNSFQLYGADFVIMDDFSVWLIEINTNPRLHPPSSIVTSKLYPEVIEDTIKIVIDRRRNKKASYGKFTCIFKQKNPICGTNSLGQGTSLGIRGHSVFRTNKLVGNLRANTTPSLY; via the exons ATGCAATGCAACGCTACCGAGACTCCTGAACATTCCCAGGTACAAAATCTGATTTTGAGAActgagaaaaatgagattgAACCATCGATGGAGATTGCCAATACTTCGCTACGGGGGTACATAACAGACCCGGGCGTTGTTGAGAACGTGGCAGGACCTAAAAAAGCTCGTTGGCAAGTAACGGTAACTTCTGACGACTGCGCTCTCAAAAAACACTTCCAAGGTTGGCAG GTATGCACAAAAGTTCAAGCAGACGATTACCACAACGATGACCAGACTTCGAAGGAGACTGAATCTTCGGAAGAATCCGCAACCACGCCGTTCATCGCAAAGCTTCATGCAGCTACCAGCTATGATTGTCAAGACTCTAAAAATATCGAGGAAGACGAAGAACCGGGACACGGGAGTATTTTGCTGAAGGAATATCTAAAGTTGCTCACCAACGGCGATgcacgaataaattttattatcgggGTCTTGTCCCAAGCCATTCATAAGCGTAAAACATTCGTCATCTGTGGATCCTTCCCCGTCTTGAGAAAGCCCTTGGTAAAAAGGGGATGGCTCGAAAAACGAACCATCCGGAAAATGATGTCCATGGCTCCCCAATCCAACGTTG GTGGCTTAGAACACATTGAAAGACTTCTGAGACACAATGTGGCTGATTTTGTTTGGTACACGACAAAACATTCCCCTGCGATTAGACTGGAAAATCGGACGttgatcaataaattttctggGTGTTACTTTACGTCAAAG GTCGACATGTGTAATAATTTGGAGAACGTCTATTGGTTCTACGAGTCGGGAATTTCGAACATCCAATTTCCCCGATGTTACAACATTTATCAA ccttctCAGGTCTCAGATTTCAAAGCTGACTATCGTATCACTGCGTGTTTGGGAATGCTTAAATGGTTTCTCAGCTTTGCTAAGACAGCAGGTCCGGAGGCGACATGGTCAGAAAATGGCAATATTCCTATAAACGCGATTCTTTTTGCCCTGGAACGATGCACTGAATTCATCAG TGTTTACGCGCACGAGGACATCGACAGAGAAGATTACCAGGAAGTCTCTATGGTTGTTTGGGATGAGTTTCTGGAATGGTATTACTCTATTATGCAGGGCGATGGTGTGCTTAGAAGGAAttcgaaagtaaaaataaac GAATTGGCGGTATTTGCCGAGAACATCTTAATAGCAGCATCAAAGTATCGATATCTGCAAGGAGACCTCGACGGAATGCGTGATGTTTGGATATTAAAACCAGGTGATAAGAGCTTGGGAAGGGGGATCGTTCTGATGGATCGTTTGCCCGATATTTTAAACAAAATTACTCAGACGGCTAAGGAAGGAATGCAATACGTGGTGCAAAAGTACATAG AAAGTCCCCTGCTGgtttacaataaaaaaattgatatcagACAGTGGTTTCTCATCACAAGTACGCATCCATTGGTCGTTTggatgtacag CGACATCCTCATCCGGTTCGCCTCGCGGGATTTCACTTTAAACGATTTTCACGAATCTATTCATTTGTGCAACACCATGGTGCAAATTAAGTATCGAAAAAAACGTCAAAAGGACTCGAAGGTTCCCGAAGAGTTGCACTGGAATCTTCAAGATTTCAAGGACTACCTAAA AGGGTTGAACCAGGAATCTGCATGGGATAAAATCATCCGACCTGGAATAAGGCAGAATTTAATTGGAGCGTTACTCGCATCCCAGAACAACATGGTGAACCGAAAGAACAGTTTCCAGTTATATGGAGCCGATTTTGTCATAATGGATGATTTTTCCGTTTGGTTGATCGAAATCAACACGAATCCACGACTTCACCCACCCAGCAGCATCGTAACCAGCAAATTGTATCCAGAGGTCATTGAGGACACGATCAAAA TTGTAATCGATAGACGAAGGAATAAGAAGGCTTCGTATGGGAAATTTACGTGCATATTCAAGCAGAAGAATCCGATATGCGGAACAAACTCTCTCGGACAGGGGACTAGCCTCGGGATTCGAGGACACTCCGTGTTTCGAACGAACAAACTAGTTGGGAATCTCCGTGCTAACACGACACCATCTCtgtattga